DNA from Aggregatimonas sangjinii:
AGCCGATATCGGTGCACCGGTTACCGGAGACCGCAATGCTGGAATACTTACAGGCGTAGCCCCGGGAACCTACCAAGTGGAGGTTACCGATACCGAAACCGGATGTGATTTTACGGTAGACGTGCAATTGGCAGCGGCCACACCACCGATTATCGACGGCGAGTTCAAACAGGACATCAGTTGTGAGGGCGAAAATGATGGAACAATAGATATCATTCTACAGCCAGGCTCGGATATCGATACCCCGATTCAATTCATATTAAATAATCTTGATTCAGGACTGGAGCATACCAGAAACAATACGGGTAGTTTTATCGACTTGCCACCGGCTGAGTATCAAGTTGAGGTGCTTACCGCCAGAAACTGTTCGGTGCTTTCGAATCCAATAGATATCATAGAACCGACCCCGTTCACAATATCGACAATGGCTCCTGCAAATTTTATTTGCGAACCGAATGCGAATCAATTCAGTGTAGCTACTATAATAGTTAATGGCTCCGGGGGTACTCCAGGCCTGATCGCAGGTCAAGAATACCAGTACAGTATTGTCGGCTTTAGCAATTACCAATATTCGAATACCTTCGAAGTCGTAGACAACGGAAGTATTCAAAATATTACGATTTATGCTATTGACGATAATGGCTGCCAGGCTTCTACCGTGGTCACTATTAATCCGCCCTCTACGGTTGTTCCATCCCTAAGTGTAATATCACCGTTAGATTGTCGGGATGACGAAGTTGTGGAAATAAGCGCAACTGGTACTAACGATTTTACCGTGATTACCACTGGACCGTCCGGTACGACGATTGCCAATGTGAATGGTACCAATACCACTCCCGCGACCATATTATTACCAGTCGCAGGGGATTACAATTTTATCGTTAGGGACAACAGTCCTTTTGGTTGTGATTACCCAATGCCACAGCACACCGTCAATATACCTCAAGATCCTACTGCGGTAGCCTCAGAGGGGAATCCGGTACAGTGCTTCGGGGATGCCAACGGATCTATTTTTATCGAAGTAAGCGATTACAGCGGTATTTATGACTACCGCGTCTTTGAAGGGTCGGATACCACAAAAACGACAGTAATAACAAGCGGAACCTTTGATACCGCTAATTTCCCCGATGTAAGTGGTGACCCGGCAAGAATTACCGGACTTGCTGCCGGTAACTACTATGTTGAGGTCGTCTCTCAGGCCGCACCCTATTGTAGGGCCGATAGTAACGTTATGACCGTACGTTCACCAAACGGGGTGCTTGACGTTCAGGCGGTAGAAACGGGCAATGTAAGTTGTGATGACAATATCGGAAAAATCGTGGCCACCGGTAGTGGTGGTTGGGATATCGCCGCTTATGAATTCCAATTGCGCAAAGACGATGAGTTGGGAACCTCACCCTTTCCTATCGAAGTGCCCTACCAAGCGAGTAATGAGTTCGAAAACCTTACCCATGGTAATTATATTGTTGAGATTCGGGATGCAGAGGGCTGTACGGATTCGTTTGCTTTGACCCTTGACGAGATTCCACCAATTGTAGCGGGAATTCGTGAGCCGGTAAACTTGGTTTGCCCGGGAGGAAACAATGCCGTACTTGAAGCGTTCGACATTGCAACGGGTAATCCTGGTGCTTCTGGTGGCGTTGCCGGAGCCGGTTACAAATACCAATTGATTTACTTGGATAGTCCCAACACGGTTCCTATTACCCCAAGTACTCCTGTTGGTTTGGATGAGCGCAATAGAAGTGGTCTGCAGGACGGTCCTACGTTCATCGGTACCAGTGGAGGTGTGATCAGTGCAGGATGGTATGCTATCGAAGTAACTTCTAGTTTCAGCTGTAGTTTCGTAACGCCTCCCTATGAGGTCATTCCGCCCCCACCGATTGAACCGAGATTGGTACAAACACGTGTGCCTGGTTGTGGTGGTGATGGTGAAATGCGATTGTTCATTGAAAATCCGGATCCCTTATTCACGTATGAATATTTGATGTACGAAAATGGTGCTCCCGTGGGAACCTATACCGCTATGGTCGGTTCGGAAGTATTCCCGATTCCTGGATTTGACGGAATCACCTATCAATTTGATGTACGCAAGATAAACGCTTCGAATACCTGTGATGCTGTGCAATCAAATGGTATCACGATAAGGGATGCCACAGGAATTCTATTGACCGTAACGCAGATCGATGATATTTCATGTGATGATCAACAGGATGGCCGAATAGAGTCGTTCGCCTCCGGAGGTATCGGTAATGAGATTTTCACCATTTATCATGGTAATCCGATAGATGCCTATAGCCCCGACCCCGGTGCCGTGGAAGTTGCATCGCAGGACTTTGGAACCTTTGAAGGACTGTTGCCCGCCGATGACTATTATATTGCCGTAAGAAGCGGTGTAAGTGGTTGTGAGGATATTCAAGGCCCTTTCGTCATCGTCAATCCCGAACCGATAGTCGTCGCCCGAACCCCAACACCGGTTAGCTGTAATGGTGAGGAAGATGGTACTATCTTGGTTGAGGTGACGAGTGGAGGAGAAGGATTGATCCAATTTGCCATAGGACCTAATTTCGATGAATTCTTTAGCGATTCTGCGAACCCTGGTACTTATGTTTTTGATGAATTGGCGGCAGGAACCTATGAAATATTGATTCAAGACGACGCAGGTTGTGTTCAAAGACGTTTCGTGGAGGTAACCGAACCTGATGAATTACAAATTACAGGTTTGCAGACGACCCCTGAACTATGTATCGATGCTAGCGACGGAACGGTCATTTTTAATATTCAAGGCGGTACGCCTTTTAACGACCCAATGGTAAGCGCTACGCCCTATTACGAATATAAGCTGGAGATGAATTCCCCAATCGATGAAACGGGTACAGGAGTTTTCGCCCCATATGATGGGCAAGCGATTCAGAACCTTCAGGGTGGTGCAACCTATGTATTATATATTCAGGACGCCAATCTATGTCCAGCCGCAGATGTATTCGATGTCGGGGTCGGGGTAGATTTAGCAGCGGATCCCTTGGTGCAATATGGTTGTGAAGGCATGTTCCCGAATAGTACGGCGTCCGTACTAATGCAGGATAGCAGTGTACTTCCAGAGTTGTTGTACTATTTGGAAGACATGAATGCGGTCGGACCGCCATTGACCATCCAGGAAATGATTGATCAGGCCGATACCCAGTCCACTTGGGGCGATTTGCCCTCGAGTGAGTATACTGCCCATATTTTCCATTCGAACGGATGTTCCAATTCGGTGCAATTCGAAATAGAACAGTACGATCCACTGATACTGACTGCGGAAAAGACCGACGTAAACGAGGTTACCGCAACAGCTTCGGGTGGTTATGGCGAATATGAATTCTTCTTCCAAGGGGTTTCCCAAGGGGCGGATAACGTTTACCTGACGAACATGGATACCACTGTAGAAGTCCGCGTTGTTGATGCCCAAGGATGTGAGGCTACTGTCGCGATTCCGTTTGAATTTACCGGTATGCTCGAAATCCCGAATTTCTTTACACCCGATGGTGATGGAATGAATGACGAATGGGTGATACAGAATAGGGAGCTCTTCCCTAACATTGAGGTAAAGATTTACGACCGGTACGGAAGGGTAGTGGCCGAGTTAGATCAATTGACCAATTGGGATGGTACCTATGAAAGCAAAGACTTACCCTCAGGGGATTATTGGTACGTTGTCAACCAAAACGATGCCCGTAACACCCGATTTGTTGGTCACTTTACCCTATATAGATAAACTTTTAAACCGAAACTTATAATCCCGAAAAGCCACTGCAACCGCAGTGGCTTTTTCGTTTTAAACGCTGCCGTTCTTTGCGCATTGGTGTATTGGGAGTGTATGGTAACCGGTAAAATGAGCTTTCGGTCATTCTTTGATATTAAATCATAGTAGTATATTTATCTTCCCATGGGATGTTCGTCTTTGAACTCGAGATGGGTTCGAATCGGGCATACCGAAAATATGAATATATGAAATTAAATCTCGCGCTGCTTGTTGTTCTATTTCTGATGCAAGGCTGCGCGTCACAATCCACTTCGCAATTGATCGATTCTGAATTGGTAACCTTGGTGGAAGAAAAGTTAAGCTATTACCTCTATTACCCTAAGGGCTATGAAACCAATGAGGCGGAAAAATTCCCATTACTGCTGTTTTTGCACGGCGGAGGGGAATCAGGGGATACGCTTACCGCAATCAAAAAAAACGGACCTCCGAAACTGATCGTTAGTGGCAAGGAATTTCCATTTTTGATTCTGGCGCCACAGAATCCGAATAAGAATAAATGGTGGAATACGAGGGCGGTTAGCCAGCTTCTTGATTCCATTGTAGCCAATAATAGGGTAGATGAAAAGCGAATCTACCTTACCGGCCTGAGTAGGGGTGGGGGTGCCGCCTGGGAGATGGCAGTGCAATATCCAGAAAAGTTTGCGGCGATGGCCGTAGTCTGTGGTATGACACCCGTACCATACGCTTCTTGGATCAATCGTAAGATGCCCATTTGGGTATTTCACGGAGAGGAAGATGAATCGATACCCATATCCGAATCCGAAACCATGGTGGAGCGATTACTGGCCATGGGCTATGATGTGCGGTTTACGAGATACCCCGGGGTCGGTCATGATTCTTGGGTGAAGGCCTATAATACGGATGAACTATACGATTGGTTTATGGCGCAGGAACGGAAGGAGTGAAGAAGTAGAAGAGATTTTTGGTGTTAGGAATAAAGAGAAAACAACAGAGATGAAATTGTTTGTAATGGATCCAAGAGCGTTTAAGTTCGGTTTCTTGTCCGCAATCAATATGCTAAAACCCCATCGATTAGGTTCACATATAAACTTATATAGCAGCAACGACAAATCTTGGACCCTATGAAAATCAACTTTGGCATTATTCTTTGTTTTCTTCTTGTGGCAAATGGGTATTCGCAAATGAAATCCAAAAAAATAGCGAAAAAGAAGCCTAGAAATATCATTTTTATCCTAACCGATGACCATCGCTATGATTATATGGGTTTTACGGGTAAAGTTCCTTGGTTGGAAACACCGAATATGGATAAATTGGCCGCAGAAGGAGCTTATCTGCCAAACACATTCGTAACCACGTCGTTATGCTCCCCGAGTAGGGCATCGATCTTGACCGGACAATACTCACATACCCATACCATTGTTGATAATCAGGCTCCAGACCCCGGAAACCTCACCTATTTTCCGGAATATTTGGAAAAAGCCGGTTACCAGACAAGTTTTTTCGGGAAATGGCATATGGGCGATCATGGCGACGACCCACAACCAGGTTTTACCCATTGGGAAAGCTTTCCAGGGCAGGGGGTTTATTACAACCCGACACTGAACATTAACGGAAGTCGCGTATCCTACGAAGACTCTACTTATATCACCGACCTATTAACTGAACATGCAGTCGATTGGTTGGACCGCCGCGACAAGAAAAAGCCCTTCTTTATGTATTTATCCCATAAGGCGGTTCATGCGGGTTTTAAACCTGCCAGACGACATAAGGGAAAATACAAGGGCAAACGAATAGACTTGCCCATAACTTACGACCAAACCAAGACTGGCGCCTATCGCAATCTAAAGTGGCCGCAATGGGTTGCCGATCAGCGCGTCAGCTGGCATGGTGTAGATTACATGTACCATGAGAATAGGGACATTCATGAAATGGTGGTCGATTATTGCGAAACCCTTCTCGGAGTTGATGAAAGCATCGGCACGGTGATGGACTATCTCAAGCGAAAGGGTCTTGACGAGTCCACATTGGTCATTTATATGGGCGATAATGGATTTAGCTGGGGAGAACATGGTTTGATAGATAAGCGACACTTTTACGAAGAATCGGTTAAAGTACCTTTGTTGGTACGATGCCCCGAACTTTTCAAAGGAGGGAAGACACCAGAACAGATGGTGCAGAATATCGATATCGCCCCGACTATTTTAGCAGAAGCCGGAATCAAAAAACCCGAAAACATGCCCGGGGTTTCCTTTGTACCCATTTTAACGGGCGATACTAGGGCAGCTGTGCGAAAGGAAGTTTTTTATGAATACTATTGGGAGTATGACTTTCCAATGACCCCAACGGTCTTTGGAATGCGTACCGACACCTACAAATACATCAAATATCACGGTATTTGGGACAGAAACGAGCTTTATGATTTGACAAACGACCCTGATGAAATGTACAACCTGATTTCCGATCCTGATAAGCAACATATTGCGAGATCAATGTCTTCATCTATTTATGATTGGTTGCGACAGACGAATGGGATGCAAATTCCATTAAAGCGCACTGTCAAGTACCGGTTTGGGGATTATTTGCATAAGGAAGAATACTAACAGCTTAGCATTAAGGTCAACTTGGGGGAATATCCGGGTATCTAGTTTAATGGCTCCTATTTTCAATGTATGAATATCACTAAATCGGTTCTTGGATGTATGTTATTGGGAGTTTTAGAGGCTTGCACACCATCGAAGGAAGAACGAGCCGCGGAACTTTATACGGTGCACTGCGCGAGTTGTCACATAGCACCTCGTATCGACGATTTGCCGAAGCACTTATGGGAATCCTCCGTTTTGCCAGAGATGGCGGCAAGAATGGGTATAAAGGATTCTGCATACAATCCGTATGAGGGTTTTAGCTTTCGGGAGCAGGAGGCTATGATGAAAACAGGAATATACACCAGGCAACCCACACTCTCAAAAGAGGACTGGTTAGTTTTACGAGACTATATTCTAACCATGGCGCCCGAATCCCTTGAAACTTCAACAGGGGAAAAAATAAAAAAAGGAGTATCTCAATTTCGTCCTGTACCCATAAATATAGATTCCACCAAAGGGACACTTATCACTTTTTTAGCCGTTGATTCGACAGAGCATTCGATTTCGCTGGGCGA
Protein-coding regions in this window:
- a CDS encoding dienelactone hydrolase family protein, with translation MKLNLALLVVLFLMQGCASQSTSQLIDSELVTLVEEKLSYYLYYPKGYETNEAEKFPLLLFLHGGGESGDTLTAIKKNGPPKLIVSGKEFPFLILAPQNPNKNKWWNTRAVSQLLDSIVANNRVDEKRIYLTGLSRGGGAAWEMAVQYPEKFAAMAVVCGMTPVPYASWINRKMPIWVFHGEEDESIPISESETMVERLLAMGYDVRFTRYPGVGHDSWVKAYNTDELYDWFMAQERKE
- a CDS encoding sulfatase, which gives rise to MKINFGIILCFLLVANGYSQMKSKKIAKKKPRNIIFILTDDHRYDYMGFTGKVPWLETPNMDKLAAEGAYLPNTFVTTSLCSPSRASILTGQYSHTHTIVDNQAPDPGNLTYFPEYLEKAGYQTSFFGKWHMGDHGDDPQPGFTHWESFPGQGVYYNPTLNINGSRVSYEDSTYITDLLTEHAVDWLDRRDKKKPFFMYLSHKAVHAGFKPARRHKGKYKGKRIDLPITYDQTKTGAYRNLKWPQWVADQRVSWHGVDYMYHENRDIHEMVVDYCETLLGVDESIGTVMDYLKRKGLDESTLVIYMGDNGFSWGEHGLIDKRHFYEESVKVPLLVRCPELFKGGKTPEQMVQNIDIAPTILAEAGIKKPENMPGVSFVPILTGDTRAAVRKEVFYEYYWEYDFPMTPTVFGMRTDTYKYIKYHGIWDRNELYDLTNDPDEMYNLISDPDKQHIARSMSSSIYDWLRQTNGMQIPLKRTVKYRFGDYLHKEEY